In one window of Camelina sativa cultivar DH55 chromosome 15, Cs, whole genome shotgun sequence DNA:
- the LOC104747599 gene encoding serine/threonine-protein kinase STY8-like, whose protein sequence is MTIKDESESCGSRAVVASASQENPRHYRMKLDVYSEVLQRLQESNYEEATLPDFEDQLWLHFNRLPARYALDVKVERAEDVLTHQRLLKLAEDPATRPVFEVRSVQVPPRTSPDSDPAVEEDAQSSHQPSGQGILAPPTFGSSPNFEAITQGNKIVEDVDSAVNVTLSTRPMHEITFSTIDKPKLLSQLTSLLGELGLNIQEAHAFSTVDGFSLDVFVVDGWSQEETDGLKDALSKEILKLKDQPGSKYKSIAFFEHDKSSNELIPACIEIPTDGTDEWEIDVAQLKIEKKVASGSYGDLHRGIYCSQEVAIKFLKPERVNTDMLREFSQEVFIMRKVRHKNVVQFLGACTRSPTLCIVTEFMARGSIYDFLHKQKCAFKLQTLLKVALDVAKGMSYLHQNNIIHRDLKTANLLMDEHGLVKVADFGVARVQIESGVMTAETGTYRWMAPEVIEHKPYNHKADVFSYAIVLWELLTGDIPYAFLTPLQAAVGVVQKGLRPKIPKKTHPKVKGLLERCWHQDPEQRPLFEEIIEMLQQIMNEVNAVV, encoded by the exons ATGACGATCAAAGATGAGTCGGAGAGTTGCGGTAGCAGAGCCGTCGTTGCTTCGGCGTCTCAAGAAAACCCTAGACATTACCGGATGAAACTCGATGTCTACAGTGAGGTTTTACAGCGACTTCAAGAATCTAATTACGAAGAAGCAACTCTTCCTGATTTCGAGGATCAGCTCTGGCTCCATTTCAATCGTCTTCCTGCTCG GTATGCTCTTGATGTTAAAGTTGAGAGAGCGGAAGATGTTCTTACACATCAGAGATTGCTAAAATTGGCGGAAGATCCTGCGACTAGGCCTGTGTTTGAAGTTCGTAGTGTACAG GTTCCTCCAAGAACTTCTCCTGACTCTGACCCTGCTGTGGAGGAAGATGCCCAAAGCTCTCACCAACCAAGTGGGCAAGG GATTCTTGCTCCTCCGACTTTTGGTTCTTCTCCAAATTTTGAGGCTATTACTCAGGGAAATAAAATTGTTGAAGATGTCGATAGTGCTGTAAATGTAACATTGTCTACTCG ACCGATGCACGAGATCACATTTTCAACCATTGATAAGCCCAAACTCCTTAGCCAG CTAACTTCCCTACTTGGTGAGCTTGGACTGAATATACAAGAGGCTCATGCTTTTTCCACGGTGGATGGTTTCTCTCTAGATGTCTTTGTAGTAGATGGTTGGTCTCAGGAG GAAACAGATGGTCTAAAGGATGCATTGAGCAAAGAGATACTGAAGCTTAAG GATCAACCTGGttcaaaatataaatctatTGCTTTCTTTGAGCATGACAAATCAAGCAATGAGCTTATACCCGCCTGCATTGAAATACCCACGGATGGAACGGATGAGTGGGAAATTGACGTAGCACAgctcaaaattgaaaagaaagttGCATCTGGTTCATATGGGGATCT GCATAGAGGCATTTATTGCAGTCAGGAAGTAGCTATCAAATTTCTCAAGCCTGAGCGTGTAAACACTGATATGCTTAGAGAATTTTCTCAAGAAGTTTTTATAATGAG GAAAGTTAGACACAAAAACGTCGTTCAATTTTTGGGTGCATGCACAAGATCTCCAACTCTCTGTATAGTGACTG AGTTTATGGCTCGAGGGAGCATATATGATTTTCTTCACAAACAGAAATGCGCTTTTAAACTTCAGACTTTGCTTAAAGTTGCACTTGATGTGGCAAAAGGAATGAGCTATTTGCATCAAAACAACATTATTCACAGGGACCTTAAGACTGCGAATCTTCTTATGGATGAACATGGA CTTGTCAAGGTTGCTGATTTCGGAGTTGCCAGAGTGCAGATTGAATCAGGGGTCATGACAGCTGAAACAGGGACTTACCGGTGGATGGCTCCAGAG GTCATTGAGCACAAACCTTACAACCATAAGGCAGATGTGTTCAGCTATGCGATAGTGCTATGGGAACTTTTGACTGGTGAC ATCCCGTATGCTTTCTTGACTCCGCTACAAGCAGCTGTTGGCGTTGTCCAAAAG GGGCTTCGACCAAAAATTCCAAAGAAAACACACCCAAAAGTGAAGGGACTTCTAGAGAGATGTTGGCACCAAGACCCAGAACAGAGACCACTCTTCGAGGAAATCATAGAAATGCTGCAACAGATAATGAATGAGGTAAACGCCGTAGTGTGA
- the LOC104747600 gene encoding uncharacterized protein LOC104747600, translated as MALTIYTCKECGTDLNLNPNDLFPPDFYFEAGNKKTLSFAAVDADKFRFEKEDKIVLFFETLDYWGIHRKRTKIKCSSCNHLIGHIYDDGPPLTGGIGQYGFGPSQVIPRAPRYRFKTKAIEQVSSQT; from the coding sequence ATGGCGTTAACGATCTACACATGCAAAGAATGCGGAACAGATCTAAATCTGAACCCTAACGATTTGTTCCCACCGGATTTTTACTTCGAAgccggaaacaaaaaaacactctCATTCGCCGCCGTCGACGCCGACAAGTTCCGATTCGAGAAAGAAGATAAGATCGTGCTTTTCTTCGAAACCCTAGATTACTGGGGAATCCATCGCAAACGGACCAAGATCAAGTGCAGTAGCTGCAACCACCTCATCGGTCACATCTACGACGATGGTCCTCCTCTCACTGGCGGTATTGGTCAGTACGGATTCGGTCCTAGTCAAGTCATCCCTCGTGCTCCTCGCTATCGTTTCAAAACCAAAGCCATTGAACAAGTCTCGTCTCAGACTTGA
- the LOC104747602 gene encoding uncharacterized protein LOC104747602, producing MNMKKQIMDESEKLCFKKTCMPPPPPPPLPSSPGYGSRQMDGDSITNKQIKKFWRQKQIIEEDHLFSAIKAAARVRARNLSGEDYKRFEESLLDLDVEDPETEDHQGLKDWWTKSKYAYLNQPALGSADSLKRKRFSTYTPNCFSFKPCNPLYATSLNVF from the exons ATGAATATGAAGAAACAGATCATGGATGAGTCTGAGAAGTTGTGTTTTAAGAAGACATGTATGCCgccacctcctcctccaccgcttCCTTCATCTCCAGGATATGGATCAAGACAGATGGATGGAGACAGCATAACCAATAAACAGATCAAGAAGTTCTGGAGGCAGAAGCAGATCATTGAAGAGGATCATCTCTTTTCTGCTATTAAGGCTGCAGCTCGTGTCAGAGCTCGTAATCTCTCT GGTGAGGACTACAAACGCTTTGAAGAAAGTTTGTTGGACTTGGACGTGGAGGACCCGGAAACCGAAGATCATCAGGGATTAAAAGACTG GTGGACAAAGAGCAAATACGCATACTTGAACCAGCCAGCTCTTGGATCTGCAGATTCGCTGAAGAGAAAGAGGTTTTCGACTTATACACCAAACTGTTTCTCTTTCAAGCCTTGCAATCCTCTCTACGCAACTTCGCTCAATGTCTTTTGA
- the LOC104747603 gene encoding prolyl 4-hydroxylase 5 gives MASKSKQHLRYQPRKSPSRSIQAFTVLILLLVVILILLGLGILSLPNANRNSSKTNDLTNIVHKSETSYGDEEGNGERWVEVISWEPRAVVYHNFLTNEECEHLISLAKPSMVKSTVVDEKTGGSKDSRVRTSSGTFLRRGHDEVVEVIEKRISDFTFIPVENGEGLQVLHYQVGQKYEPHYDYFLDEFNTKNGGQRIATVLMYLSDVDDGGETVFPAAKGNISAVPWWNELSKCGKEGLSVLPKKRDALLFWNMRPDASLDPSSLHGGCPVVKGNKWSSTKWYHVHEFKV, from the exons atggcgTCAAAATCGAAGCAGCATCTTCGTTATCAGCCGCGAAAGTCTCCGTCACGATCGATTCAAGCGTTCACAGTGCTTATACTTCTGCTCGTAGTGATTCTGATTCTTCTGGGTCTCGGGATTTTGTCACTTCCTAATGCTAATAGAAACTCATCCAAGACGAATGATTTGACCAACATTGTACACAAGAG tgAGACGAGTTATGGAGATGAGGAAGGGAATGGTGAACGTTGGGTTGAAGTGATTTCTTGGGAGCCTCGAGCTGTTGTTTATCACAATTTCTTG ACCAATGAAGAATGTGAGCACTTGATCAGCCTTGCGAAACCGAGCATGGTTAAGTCAACTGTGGTTGATGAGAAAACTGGTGGGAGCAAAGATAGCAG AGTAAGGACTAGCTCAGGAACTTTCCTTAGAAGAGGACATGACGAAGTTGTCGAGGTGATTGAGAAAAGAATTTCAGATTTCACCTTCATTCCTGTTG AAAATGGAGAAGGTCTTCAAGTTCTTCACTACCAAGTTGGGCAGAAGTATGAGCCTCACTATGACTATTTCTTAGATGAGTTCAACACCAAGAACGGAGGACAACGTATAGCTACTGTGCTTATGTACCT CTCGGATGTGGATGATGGTGGCGAGACTGTGTTCCCTGCAGCAAAAGGAAACATTAGTGCAGTCCCATGGTGGAACGAGCTCTCAAAATGTGGCAAAGAAGGACTATCTGTTCTACCAAAGAAGCGAGATGCTTTACTTTTCTGGAACATGAGGCCTGATGCCTCTCTAGACCCTTCAAGTTTGCACG GTGGATGTCCAGTGGTGAAAGGAAACAAATGGTCATCCACGAAATGGTACCACGTCCACGAATTCAAGgtttaa
- the LOC109129202 gene encoding LOW QUALITY PROTEIN: putative defensin-like protein 256 (The sequence of the model RefSeq protein was modified relative to this genomic sequence to represent the inferred CDS: inserted 2 bases in 1 codon) produces the protein MKSRFFKVLLLVTLLAAIFRQNYAVGSYCTRDSDCEPVCIPPYACNMTRQVCMCHPNNFSSSKKXCIPEHKGCAGGGPPPHQLKL, from the exons ATGAAGAGCAGATTCTTTAAGGTTTTGTTATTGGTTACTCTTCTAGCCGCTATCTTCC GTCAAAACTATGCGGTTGGGAGTTATTGTACTAGAGATAGTGATTGCGAGCCAGTATGCATACCACCGTATGCCTGTAACATGACCCGTCAAGTTTGTATGTGTCATCCAAATAATTTTAGTTCTTCTAAAAA GTGTATTCCTGAACATAAAGGTTGTGCTGGGGGAGGACCTCCACCACAtcaattgaaattataa